The DNA segment CGACCTGTGTATGTTGCCCATCGCGGAGCAAGTCAACTAAAGCTGGAAAATACATTACCTGCTTTTAATCTAGCAAGTCGGTTCGGTGCAGATGTTCTTGAAACGGATGTTCGCAGGACAAAGGATGGTCACCTTGTTTTATTTCATGATCGTACGTTAAAACGATTAACCGGTGATAAACGCAAGGTAGCGGATGTCACACTTGATCAGATGAAATTGCTGATTCCTGTTGTAGAGCTAGAAACCTTTTTAGCTACCTATCAACATACCTCAATAACATTGTTAATTGAATTAAAAGAAGAACAAGTCGTTCATAAAGTAGTGGATCTCATTCAGAAATTTGACCTGTGGCATCAAGTTCATATTCAAAGCTTTCTTCCACAAGCCTTAAAGGAAGTTCAAGCCATGCAACCTCGTGCGGGAATAAGTTTGTTATATTCCCATAATAAAGGTTCAAGGGTTTACCTTCCTAAAGCGACTGTACAAAAGACTTTATTAAAGACACAAGCATCTTTAAACCCGAAAATCCATAGATTAAAGCGGTTTGAAAAGCGGCGTAGCGATGGTCTGCAATCCTTTTATTGGACCATCCGCACAAAACAAGAGCTGGAGAAACAATGGTCTCTAGGAAAATTGGGCTTAATCATGAATTGCATACACCACATTCAGTGGTATCCTGTTCAATTGAAGGTTGCAACTCTGCCATCTCGAAATGGATTGGGTACACTATCGTTTCCTGCGCAGGAGCAAGCGATTTTTAGTGACGGTTCTAGAGAATGGGTACCAGTAGAATGGTATATTCAAACCGAAACGGAGTTAAGGCGGGTAACTGAAGACATAAAAGCAGATACCGCTATTTATGTATTTTGTGTATATCAATTATGTCTTGATGGAATATCTCATTCAATCTGCTCAACGTTGATTCACATTTAATAGAAGGAGGGGGAACACATGAACAAGGTACCTACAGAATCACATGAGAGAGATCATTTAATCTCACGGATCATTGAACTGGGCGTTTATAAGTTAAAGAATCGGCATTTATTTGAACTCGATATGAGTGAAATCAAGCAGCTTTATCAAACATTGACGCGAAATGAAGCACCTGAGATAGAGGCCCATTTAGATAAAAGTATATAAAAAATGGCGAATGAGTTCCTTAAACAGGAGTTCATTCGCCATTGCTATGGATAGACGTTCATTTATAGAATTGAAGAAATCTGGATCCCTTGTTCTGTTAAATGCTTTCTTAACTCTGTAACAAATAACAGAGCGTGTTCCCCGTCCCCATGAACACAAACCGTATCAGCTTCCATTGGAACCGTAGTACCATCAACCGCTGTTACTGTTGATGTCGTTACCATCTGTAATACCTGTTTAATGGCTTGTTCATGATTAGTGATTAATGCATTTTCTGATGTCCGTGGCGTTAACGTACCATCAGGTTGATACGTTCGATCAGCAAACACTTCATTTGCTACTTTTAAGCCATGGTTCACCCCAGCTTTAATTAATTCACTACCTGATAATCCAAATAGGACAAGGTCTGGATTCGTATCCTTTACCGCTCTAGCAATTGCATCTGACATTTTTGGATCAACTGCAGCCATATTAAATAATGCCCCGTGTGGCTTTACGTGCTGCATTGTTTGATTGTGTAGCCTGCAAAAGCCTTCAAGTGCGCTAATTTGATACACAACAAAATGATAGATGTCTTCTGGCGTTGTTTGAATTGGACGTCTTCCAAAGCCAAATAAATCATTAAAACCAGGATGAGCACCAATTCTTGCTCCGTGAGCGTTTGCCAGCTGTACTGTTTTTGCCATCGTGTTGTGGTCTCCTGCATGGTAACCACAGGCAACATTTATAGAAGTGACAAAGGGTATGATGGCTTCGTCTTCTCCCACCTTAAACGAACCGTAGCTTTCTCCTAAATCACAATTTAGATCAATTTGCTTCATATTTACGTCCTCCTTCAAATTCCTTTTAATCGAATGGCTACCTTAATCTCTGCTAGCTCTTTCTCTGATTGTAAATAGATTTGTTCTGCTTCTTGTAAAGAGACTTCTGTAAACTGAATCCATTCTCCCGGTCTCATCTGAGCTAACTTCGGAATATCAACAAGCATCACCTGAGCAATTCGAGGGTAGCCTCCTGTTGACTGTCGATCAGCAAGAAGGATAATTGGTTTTCCACTAGGTGGAAGTTGTACCGTTCCAAGTGCTACAGCTTCTGATAAAAGTTCAAATGAATCAGCTAATTCAATGTTCTCTTCCGTTTCAAGACGGTATCCCATCCGATCAGATTGAGTTGATAATTGAAAAGGCTTTTCAAGAAAAAGCTTTTGGCTTTCAGTCGTGAACCGGTCAAAATGACTACCCTTAATCACACGGATGACATGAGGCTGGTCTGAAGTAGAATCAATTGTTTGGGCCACTCTCCAATGAAGTGGTTTCGCATCGCCCGATAAACGCTCCATTAATTTACTCGCACGATCTGACATAGGCAATAGATTTAGAACATCTCCTTTTTCTAATGCTCTACCATCAAGTCCTCCCATTTTCGCTCGTATGTACGTACTTTTGCTTCCTAGTTGAACAGGTACATCAAACCCACCGGCTACTGAAAGATAAGCACGGCAGCCTTTACGTATCGGTTCAAAATGAAGGTATGAACCTTTAGGTACAAACAAAGGCGTATGTAACGATCGTCGCTTCCCATTTACTACAGGGATCATGCCTCCACCAGCAACAGCAATTAACAAATCCTCATCAAATGAAAGGGATGGACCCGTCAGCGTCATTTCTAGGCAGGCTTCCCCTTCTTCATTGCCTACAAGTAAGTTGGCTACACGAAGGGATTTTGAATCCATTGCCCCTGTGATCGAAACGCCTTGGTTCATATACCCATAGCGTCCCAGATCCTGAATGGTAGTCTGCATACCCGGCTTCATTACATGAATGCTCATTTAGTCACGCTCCTTTAGCTCATTGAATTCCTCCAATGATATTGGGTTAAATCGGATTAGGTGACCTGGCTTTAGCAGGCTTGGTTTGTTTCGATTAAGATCAAATAACTTGAAAGGGGTTTGTCCTATCAGCTGCCATCCACCAGGTGTTTCCATTGGATAGATACCCGTCTGTTTCCCAGCTATCCCAACCGATCCCGCAGGAATGGCCAGTCTCGGTTGCTTTTTACGTGGGGTAGCAATGGCTTCATCCATTCCTCCCAGAAAAGGAAACCCTGGAGAGAATCCAAGCATATATACTTGATAAAGCCCTTCCGAATGAATTCGAATCACTTCATCTATCGTTAGATCGTTATGCTCTGCGACATCTTGTAGGTCAGGACCTAGTGAAAGATCGTAGCAAACCGGTATTTCAATCGTTTCCTGAGAGCCTTGTGCAGAATGATCGGCACTCGCTAAGGTGTATTCTTCTAACTGCTGGCGAACCAAATCGCTAGGGCTTAGCAGCGTTGTTGGTGCATGTGCCAATACATCTGTAGGTTTATAAAAAACGGCGACACCCGTATAGCTTGGTACACATTCAATGAAACCGGGAAAAGGATTGTCGGTTAGAAGATTGATGAAGGTAAGAATTCTCAGATGAGTATCTGGATTAATTGTATCTGCAAATTGAACAACCATTGATGTTTCACTTAGTGAATAAATATGTGGATAAGATACATTTGTATCCATATAGATTCCTCCAATTCTTTATCAGTCCTTAAAAAAGGGGTGAACGACTTCTACGTTCTGCTCAATCAATATGTACGTACTTCTTGATGCTCTATACAGTTTATTTTCCCATTTATATCGTTAGTCAAAACAAGAAGATGTCTCTTAAGTATATTTATTTTTAACCTTACGAAAAAATAGAATATGTTTGATCTATTTAAGCATAGCATTATTTACCTTTTAACGTGTAGAAATAATAGAGATCCTATCGAAAAATAGCGAACCCTCATATTACTTGAGGGTTCGCTATAACTTATCATTCAACTTTGACTCTTATAGTTTCAAGTAGCCTAAAGCGACAACCACTGCTGTTAGAACGATAAAAACAATCCAAACCGATCCTGTTTGTTCAGTACGCTTTGTTTTCCCCATAATGACTTCCATGATTCCGATCAGCATAATCGCTAGTACACCTTTGATTAGGAAACTCCAGTTTGCTGAAGCAAAATCACCAAAATTGCTATAACTATTAAATCGAAGTACTAATAGCCCAATCCCTGATGCAAGCATAATGACATAGAGTAATCGAACAATCATGTAGACAATTTTAGATCCCTTTGGCTTTCCCCAGCGGAAGAGGAAGTAAGCGACTAGAAACAAAAGAATCATGATAGCCCAAGACCCAGCATGAGATTGATAGAACATACTATAAGACATCATAACAACTCCTCTTTATTTTTTTATATGTATGATGAGTCAGAGACTCTAACCCAAGAAACAAAAAAGCCTGTCCTACTTATTAGGAGCAGGCTCCTGATTCACAGTTATGATGGACGGGTGTTCCGGATTATGAAGTTGTTTTTCCACCCGGCGATACGAAAATAGCATGGCAATTCTCCACGGAAGGATCATCCCATAAGCTAAAAGAAAAAACATCCCTGATAATTCTTCAGGATTAATACTTTGGCCAAGAAACGCTCGGAATGCAATACGTATGACCAATAACCCCATTAAAATAAACATAAATGCTTTTGAACGTTGTAAATAAATATGGCCATCTCTTATCTCAAACTTAGACGTTACGATAAGAAAGATTGAAAATAACATACCCACTGCAAGCGCTTCCGCTACTTGCAAAGAATCAGGTCTAGTTGGTTCATATAAAAACATTAAGAAACCTGTAGACATAAAAATAGGTGGCAAAATTATTTTCTTTAAAGAAGCAGGCTTTTTCGCAGCTTTCATTCGCACAAGCAATGCAATTCCACCCATGGCGAATGCAAGGATAATTGGAATGAGGAGTAAGTTATCCAACTTGATGTCCCCTTTTCAGTAAGATTCATCTATATGAGGTTGATGAAACATGAAAGCCTGTCCCGCTGCTATGAGCGGAACAGGAAGAAAATCAACCATTTACATACATTAGGATAAGCGAATACCCAATGATTAATGCAAACAGTATTGTAATATGATTAAGAGAATAAATAAACATCGCAGTTGCCCACTTATAGTCACTCATCTTTTTGTATCCAGCAATTCCAAGAATCATCCAACCAAGTGTTAAAACAAAGGCTGTAATGGCAATTGTTTTACTAAATGGGAAGAAGAGTGCAGATGAAGCAAGTAACACAATTAAGTAGACAAGCGTTTGAATCTTAGTACGCTTGATCCCTTTAACAACAGGTAGCATTGGCACATCAGCCGCTCGGTAATCTTCAAGCTTACGGATCGCAATCGCATAAAAATGCGGCATTTGCCAGATTAGCATTAAAATGAATAATCCAATCGCTGCCGGGTGATAAATATCAGAGGATACCGCAGCCCATCCAATTAATGGTGGAACAGCTCCAGATAAACTTCCTACCTCTGTATTATAAATCGTGCTTCGTTTTGTCCAGATCGTATAAGGTACAGTATAAAGGAATAATCCTAAAAACCCAAGTAGTGCTGCAAGCGGACTAGCAAGTGCTAGTAAAGCCGTCCCTACTACGGCAAAAGAAGAACCTAAAATGAGTCCAGCTTTCGTTGAGATAGCACCTGTAACAGTTGGACGTTTTTTGGTTCTC comes from the Alkalihalobacillus sp. FSL W8-0930 genome and includes:
- the cyoE gene encoding heme o synthase, whose product is MKSVKLEKTVEQPTSVSNVSYYADILFETIKTGIIKSNVLAMVAGLCFALFIHGETLLTHMGSIILALVGSSLVIGAAGTFNNLYDRDIDAKMERTKKRPTVTGAISTKAGLILGSSFAVVGTALLALASPLAALLGFLGLFLYTVPYTIWTKRSTIYNTEVGSLSGAVPPLIGWAAVSSDIYHPAAIGLFILMLIWQMPHFYAIAIRKLEDYRAADVPMLPVVKGIKRTKIQTLVYLIVLLASSALFFPFSKTIAITAFVLTLGWMILGIAGYKKMSDYKWATAMFIYSLNHITILFALIIGYSLILMYVNG
- a CDS encoding biotin-dependent carboxyltransferase family protein, encoding MSIHVMKPGMQTTIQDLGRYGYMNQGVSITGAMDSKSLRVANLLVGNEEGEACLEMTLTGPSLSFDEDLLIAVAGGGMIPVVNGKRRSLHTPLFVPKGSYLHFEPIRKGCRAYLSVAGGFDVPVQLGSKSTYIRAKMGGLDGRALEKGDVLNLLPMSDRASKLMERLSGDAKPLHWRVAQTIDSTSDQPHVIRVIKGSHFDRFTTESQKLFLEKPFQLSTQSDRMGYRLETEENIELADSFELLSEAVALGTVQLPPSGKPIILLADRQSTGGYPRIAQVMLVDIPKLAQMRPGEWIQFTEVSLQEAEQIYLQSEKELAEIKVAIRLKGI
- a CDS encoding cytochrome c biogenesis protein CcdC — its product is MGGIALLVRMKAAKKPASLKKIILPPIFMSTGFLMFLYEPTRPDSLQVAEALAVGMLFSIFLIVTSKFEIRDGHIYLQRSKAFMFILMGLLVIRIAFRAFLGQSINPEELSGMFFLLAYGMILPWRIAMLFSYRRVEKQLHNPEHPSIITVNQEPAPNK
- a CDS encoding DUF1516 family protein encodes the protein MSYSMFYQSHAGSWAIMILLFLVAYFLFRWGKPKGSKIVYMIVRLLYVIMLASGIGLLVLRFNSYSNFGDFASANWSFLIKGVLAIMLIGIMEVIMGKTKRTEQTGSVWIVFIVLTAVVVALGYLKL
- the pxpB gene encoding 5-oxoprolinase subunit PxpB; translated protein: MDTNVSYPHIYSLSETSMVVQFADTINPDTHLRILTFINLLTDNPFPGFIECVPSYTGVAVFYKPTDVLAHAPTTLLSPSDLVRQQLEEYTLASADHSAQGSQETIEIPVCYDLSLGPDLQDVAEHNDLTIDEVIRIHSEGLYQVYMLGFSPGFPFLGGMDEAIATPRKKQPRLAIPAGSVGIAGKQTGIYPMETPGGWQLIGQTPFKLFDLNRNKPSLLKPGHLIRFNPISLEEFNELKERD
- a CDS encoding 5-oxoprolinase subunit PxpA — its product is MKQIDLNCDLGESYGSFKVGEDEAIIPFVTSINVACGYHAGDHNTMAKTVQLANAHGARIGAHPGFNDLFGFGRRPIQTTPEDIYHFVVYQISALEGFCRLHNQTMQHVKPHGALFNMAAVDPKMSDAIARAVKDTNPDLVLFGLSGSELIKAGVNHGLKVANEVFADRTYQPDGTLTPRTSENALITNHEQAIKQVLQMVTTSTVTAVDGTTVPMEADTVCVHGDGEHALLFVTELRKHLTEQGIQISSIL
- a CDS encoding Fur-regulated basic protein FbpA is translated as MNKVPTESHERDHLISRIIELGVYKLKNRHLFELDMSEIKQLYQTLTRNEAPEIEAHLDKSI
- a CDS encoding glycerophosphodiester phosphodiesterase family protein: MPRQHIPTRLVTLTQIHHIHTLQGNPPGVLITANLLKQLSSPLLKRLLSSSYTIVLQVETEEVWDNVRQHLKRNKSRNVILLSTQLRLLERMERTFPAYRRVYKSTNLNWNINDLIVHLNKYRIRTIMLPPTTASFLCHSLRKHALSVWSFTQDHRELHELIISGVQSVSVPFDKQVKSLWNDYNQLRILHRPVYVAHRGASQLKLENTLPAFNLASRFGADVLETDVRRTKDGHLVLFHDRTLKRLTGDKRKVADVTLDQMKLLIPVVELETFLATYQHTSITLLIELKEEQVVHKVVDLIQKFDLWHQVHIQSFLPQALKEVQAMQPRAGISLLYSHNKGSRVYLPKATVQKTLLKTQASLNPKIHRLKRFEKRRSDGLQSFYWTIRTKQELEKQWSLGKLGLIMNCIHHIQWYPVQLKVATLPSRNGLGTLSFPAQEQAIFSDGSREWVPVEWYIQTETELRRVTEDIKADTAIYVFCVYQLCLDGISHSICSTLIHI